One window from the genome of Osmerus mordax isolate fOsmMor3 chromosome 19, fOsmMor3.pri, whole genome shotgun sequence encodes:
- the acer3 gene encoding alkaline ceramidase 3 isoform X1: MAPSVDRLGYWGRPTSTLDWCEENYVVSFYIAEFWNTVSNLIMILPPICGAIQTFRDGLEFRYVCSFLGLTAVGVGSWCFHMTLQYEMQLLDELPMIYSTCVFVYCLYECFKQERTISLLLITLLLIFSVLVSVVYLQWKEPVFHQVMYGALVACLVIRSIFIVTWVYPWLKPLCYTSLSVFLLGFLLWNIDNLLCDSLRATRHSLPTGVGTVTQFHAWWHILTGLGSYLHILLSLQIRSTYLKHRPKVKFLCGVWPTLHVDLQKTS; encoded by the exons ATGGCTCCCTCGGTGGACAGGCTAGGATACTGGGGACGACCGACCTCAACTCTGGATTGGTGTGAGGAGAATTATGTCGTGTCGTTTTACATTGCAGAATTCT GGAACACGGTCAGCAACCTGATTAtgatcctccctcccatctGCGGCGCCATCCAAACCTTCAGAGATGGATTAGAGTTTCGCTACGTCTGCTCCTTTCTAGGACTGACAG CTGTGGGTGTTGGTTCCTGGTGCTTCCACATGACCCTGCAATATGAGATGCAG TTACTAGATGAGTTGCCAATGATCTACAGCACCTGTGTCTTTGTCTACTGTCT ATATGAGTGCTTCAAGCAGGAACGTACCATCAGTCTATTACTCATCACTTTGTTGTTGATCTTCAGTGTCTTAGTCAGTGTG GTCTATTTACAATGGAAGGAGCCAGTCTTTCACCAG GTTATGTATGGTGCACTTGTAGCCTGCCTAGTGATACGTTCTATCTTCATAGTGACATG GGTGTACCCGTGGCTCAAGCCTCTCTGCTACACCTCACTAAGTGTCTTCCTTCTGGGGTTTTTGTTGTGGAACATAGACAACCTCTTATGTGACTCACTGAG aGCCACTAGACATAGTCTGCCCACTGGTGTTGGGACAGTCACACAGTTCCACGCCTGGTGGCATATCCTCACAGGCCTGGGGTCCTACCTACACATCCTGCTCAG CCTGCAGATCCGGTCAACCTACCTCAAGCACAGACCAAAAGTAAAG TTTCTATGTGGGGTGTGGCCGACACTGCACGTGGATCTCCAGAAGACAAGCTGA
- the acer3 gene encoding alkaline ceramidase 3 isoform X2 codes for MSTPTHEVSSVGVGSWCFHMTLQYEMQLLDELPMIYSTCVFVYCLYECFKQERTISLLLITLLLIFSVLVSVVYLQWKEPVFHQVMYGALVACLVIRSIFIVTWVYPWLKPLCYTSLSVFLLGFLLWNIDNLLCDSLRATRHSLPTGVGTVTQFHAWWHILTGLGSYLHILLSLQIRSTYLKHRPKVKFLCGVWPTLHVDLQKTS; via the exons ATGTCAACACCCACACATGAGGTTTCTT CTGTGGGTGTTGGTTCCTGGTGCTTCCACATGACCCTGCAATATGAGATGCAG TTACTAGATGAGTTGCCAATGATCTACAGCACCTGTGTCTTTGTCTACTGTCT ATATGAGTGCTTCAAGCAGGAACGTACCATCAGTCTATTACTCATCACTTTGTTGTTGATCTTCAGTGTCTTAGTCAGTGTG GTCTATTTACAATGGAAGGAGCCAGTCTTTCACCAG GTTATGTATGGTGCACTTGTAGCCTGCCTAGTGATACGTTCTATCTTCATAGTGACATG GGTGTACCCGTGGCTCAAGCCTCTCTGCTACACCTCACTAAGTGTCTTCCTTCTGGGGTTTTTGTTGTGGAACATAGACAACCTCTTATGTGACTCACTGAG aGCCACTAGACATAGTCTGCCCACTGGTGTTGGGACAGTCACACAGTTCCACGCCTGGTGGCATATCCTCACAGGCCTGGGGTCCTACCTACACATCCTGCTCAG CCTGCAGATCCGGTCAACCTACCTCAAGCACAGACCAAAAGTAAAG TTTCTATGTGGGGTGTGGCCGACACTGCACGTGGATCTCCAGAAGACAAGCTGA
- the LOC136963383 gene encoding tsukushi-like produces MYNSSRKGAVSVLLGVTMWLWVFLHASALKNCHPGCRCKVENFGLFDSFSLTRVDCSGVGAGPVPIPIPLDTSSLDLSSSAISTITASMLSGPGYTTLASLDLSNNLLSSLNGSTFSRLRYLETLDLSHNALEELGHGCFSGLPLADVDLSSNRLRQVWLDIFTNKGHGGPIRIDLSNNFLTSVTRDPVKNPPNIQRLSLAGNRLKAVPRLQGLPLRSLSLDTNPIPSLESDSFTGLRDLTHLSLSGLFELKTIQPHSFKDLCGLQVLDLSHNSHLGPLSEEVFGGLVALQELNLSNSGVVSLPSNILHLLPGIRSIVLREKVNCWKTQRQAQFHRHIGQSNRGEELTCDVIGIVL; encoded by the exons ATGTACAATTCGTCAAGAAAG GGGGCTGTGTCTGTTCTACTGGGGGTGACCATGTGGCTCTGGGTGTTCCTCCATGCCTCTGCGCTGAAAAACTGCCACCCTGGTTGTCGCTGTAAAGTAGAGAACTTCGGCCTGTTTGACAGCTTCAGTCTGACCAGGGTAGACTGTAGTGGGGTGGGTGCAGGCCCGGTCCCCATCCCCATTCCTCTGGATACCTCTTCTCTGGACCTGTCCTCCAGCGCCATCAGCACCATCACTGCCTCCATGCTCTCTGGGCCAGGCTACACAACACTGGCCAGCCTAGACCTGAGCAACaacctcctctccagcctgaATGGAAGCACCTTCTCCAGGCTGCGCTACCTGGAGACTCTGGACCTGAGCCACAACGCTCTGGAGGAGCTGGGACACGGCTGTTTCTCAGGCCTACCCCTCGCAGACGTGGACTTGAGCAGCAACAGGCTCAGGCAGGTCTGGCTGGATATCTTCACCAACAAGGGCCACGGAGGACCCATTCGTATCGATCTCTCTAACAACTTCCTGACCTCTGTCACGAGGGATCCAGTAAAGAATCCACCCAACATCCAGAGGCTCAGCCTGGCAGGGAACCGTTTGAAAGCCGTGCCCCGGCTCCAAGGCCTCCCTCTCAGGTCGCTGAGCCTTGACACGAACCCCATCCCCAGCCTTGAGAGCGACAGCTTCACAGGCCTGAGGGATCTAACCCACCTGTCTCTCAGTGGGCTGTTTGAGCTGAAGACCATCCAACCACACAGCTTCAAAGACCTCTGTGGCCTGCAGGTTCTGGACCTGTCGCACAACAGCCATCTGGGCCCACTGAGCGAGGAGGTGTTTGGCGGTCTGGTGGCTTTGCAGGAGCTGAACCTGTCCAACTCTGGGGTGGTTTCCCTGCCCAGCAACATCCTCCACCTGCTGCCTGGCATCAGGAGCATTGTTCTTAGAGAAAAGGTGAACTGTTGGAAAACCCAGAGACAAGCTCAGTTTCACAGGCATATAGGACAATCTAACAGAGGGGAAGAGCTGACATGTGATGTTATAGGTATTGTTTTGTGA